The Liquorilactobacillus nagelii DSM 13675 DNA window AGTTCATTGGCGTTTTGACACCCATCAAATAACTGATGGCAACTGCAAATAATGAATAGCCAGCAAAATCAAAGAAAAGATACAAGCCATAGACATACATGACGCCTACTAGGTACCAAGTGAAATGCGGACTGTAAAACATAGCTTTAGCTTCAAGCATTGGTAGTAAACGTGAGCCCAAAAAATAGGAAAGGACAAATTTATACAAAAATCCTAAGAACAAGTAATGTACGGCTTTATCAACCATACCAAGATATTCTTGTCGGTCAGGAACTTTTTGATAGTCTTTTTCAAAACGCCGAAAACGATCAATTGGTCCCGAAGTAATGGCCGGCATGAATGCCATAAAGCGAATAAAATGTCCCGTGTTAAATTCTTTAATAGCTCCATCACGGATCTCAATCAAAGTTCCTACAGCTCGGAAAGTTAAATAACTGATTCCTAAGAACCCAATAAGCGAATTTTTGCCCGAAACTGCTGGAGTAACCTTGACAATAATTATTGGGATCAATAACAAAAGTGTCCAGAGATAGAAGACTAAGTTGTTATTAGCTTTTTTTCGATATTTGAAGTAAATTAATACTAAAATTGTTTGCCAAGCAAGGAAAGCAATCAATGCAATCAGTTGCGGCCAACTGCTGGCATCAAACATCAAATAAATGAATACAATGTTCACTAAGACTTCATATTTAACTAGTCGTTTTCCAAAATACAGGCTGATTACCAAAGGCGTGATTGCCAACAATAAGTAGATAAAATAAATTGGCGTCCCGTAAACTTTTAAATTCGGGAGGCTGTTAAGAATATCAATCAAGAATTTGCCTCCTTGATTAACTGCTTAACATCAATTTTACCATTGGGTGATAAGGGCAATTGATCACGAAAAACAAATTCAGTCGGCATCATATACGGCATAATTACACCTTGTAATTCCTGACGAATGCCTTGAATCAGCTCAGTTTCTGTTTTGAAATTATTGGGGTTAGCAATAATATAAGCGACTAAATGTTTTGGACGTTGATTGCGGTCATACTTAGGAACCGCAACCGCTTGTTTGATGTAAGAGCATTTTTCTAATGAAGCACGAACTTCATCCAACTCAATGCGGAAACCATGCAATTTAATTTGAAAATCACAACGTCCATGATAGTAAAGTAAACCATCTGGTCCATAGTGACCTAAATCACCAGTATGATACGCTGGTTGACCATCGAGTTCGAAGAAAGCTGCTTTAGTTTTGGCTGGATTATTTAAATAGCCACTAGAAACACAAGGACCACTAATAATAATTTCACCGATGTCGCCTTGCTTAACCGGTAGCCCATCACTCCAGATTGATAGATCGACTTGGGGTTCAGCTGTTCCCAATGGGATACGTTTAAGTTCTGAAAGTTGAGATTTATCAACTTCCCAAGCACTAACGGCTACCGTAGCTTCAGTTGGACCATAAGTATTAAAGATTCGAGCATCTGGGAAGCGCTTGGTTAATTTTTTTGCTAGCTTGACAGTTAACTCTTCACCACAAAGTAAAAATAGTTGGAGATTCGGTTTCTTTTCCGCCTTAAACTCAGGTGAAAGGCAAAACATTTCAGCTAATGAAGGTGTTCCAACAAAAACTTGAAAATCTAATTGTGGTAAGATGCTGAACAGCGAGCTGAAATCATTGACTGCTTCCCGCGGCAAAGCTTTAATTGTACCACCACGTAAAACTGAGCTTAACCAATACATATTAGAAACATCAAAGGAATACGGTACCTGTCCTAAAAAGTTTGGCTGCTCAGGAATACCAAATTCAGGGCCTAGTAACCAAGTGATAAACAAGTTAATGTTTTGATGACTAATCGGAACTCCCTTAGGTGAACCAGTTGTGCCGGAAGTAAACAAGATATAAAAAGGTGTTGTTTCCGGTACAGTCAACTGTTTATAGCGATGCTGCTCATTAAAAATTTCTTGTAATTGTTCAAGATTGATGATTTCTCGGTCTGCTAGAGCAGCAATGTCAAATGGAAAATCATCAATTAAGATAACCGTTTTTGGATCAGCGGTAGCCAAAATTGATTTAATTCTCGGTAGGCTCGAAGATGAGTCTACGGGAATGTATGGATGTCCTGCAAAAGCACATCCTAAAAATGTTGCAATCATTTCAAATTGATGATCACCAAAAACCAGAATCGGACGATGGTCTGGTTGGCTTTTTTCTAAAAATCCAGCTAAAGATTGAACATTTGCTTCCAACTCTTGATAGGTGTGTTGTTTGCCAAGTTCGTCATAGGCAGTATGCCCTGAATTTTTTTCAAGTGCTGCCGTTAGCTTGGATATTAAATTTTCGGTCATCGAAAATCCCCCTCTAAAAGAAGCTAGAATTCATTATAAATAAATGGTTCTTGTCCAGCTCCGTAATAACCATACAAATAAATTAAGATTAGTAACACAGCAAAATAAAATAAGGTTTTACCGATAAAGGAAATTATCGGATGATATCGTGCCAATTCTTTCAATAATAAATTCCCCTTTTAAAAAAATTGCTTTTACAAGCTTTTTCCATTATATATGCTTTGTAATAATTTTGAAACATAAATTAGTTAATCTTAGTTAAACGTTAAAGAACTTAACTGGACTAGGAATTTAATTAATGGAAATTTAATAATCAAGCAGTTTTTAGCTAGAAAACTCTTAAAAAAATGGTACTCTTAAAAGGAAAATGTTAAACGATAGGAGCAGGATAAATGCATTTTAATATCGGAACCTGGATGGTTATCATTAGTTGGTTATTTTTTTGCTTGAGCTGTGGGATGTTGATATTTAGTTTGAAAAAAAACAAATTTCGTTTATTGAATGGGGTTTTAGGAAATAGTGCCCTACTACTTTTAGGGGTAGCAGTTTCTTTTACTATTATGTACAGTCAAATCTATTTTTTAGAAAGAGCTTTGATAATTGCAGCAGTAATAATTATTGTACCGTTAGCATTACTATATTTTTCAATGGGCTTTTTGCTGTTATGGAATGCAGCAATTGTTTGGCGTAAGGAAAGTCATTCATTAGGAAATATGTTAACCTTGATTATTGGAATTTGTTTAATTTTGAGTCCATTATTTTCCCGGGTAGTAAGAAGTTTTCTTTCACCTTATGTAACTTCATTGTTATTTGGTTTAATTGGAATTGTTGTTTTTTATTTTGTTTTTTGGTTGGGAAATTTCATTACCTCGTTTTTAATTACTCGGTTATTTCGGCCGCGGTGGGACAAAAAATATATTATTGTGCTAGGTTCAGGTCTGATAGGGGGCAGTCGAGTATCACCTTTACTAGCTTCTAGAATTATGAAAGCTAAGGAGTTCGGAGAACAGCAATTTCAAAAAAATGGATTGCGACCACTAATTATTTTTTCTGGTGGTCAAGGTCCGGATGAAAAATTACCTGAAGGTCAAGCAATGAAAGATTATGGTTTAGCTCATGGTATGCAAGACTTTACTTTGATCGCTGAAACCAAATCCAAAAACACTTATCAAAATATGTTATTTTCAAAACAAATTTTGGAGGAAAAGCAAATTGATTTAAAGGCTGGCTTATTTGCCACTAGTGACTATCATACTTTTCGGGCTGCAGGTTATGCTCGTTATGTCGGACTAGATATTGATGGTATTGGCGCAAAAACTAGTAAATTTTTTATTCCAAATGCATTTTTACGCGAGTATATTGCCATTTTGATGAATCATAAATTCTTTCATCTTAGTATGTTGTCAATCTTAGTGATAATTGATATTTTTGCTAGTTGGGGTTTTAACGTGAAGTAATAAATAAAAAAATAATAACCAAGAAGAGCGAGAAAACATTTTGTTTTCTCGCTCTTTTTGGTTATTAAATTCAAATTATAAAAAGTACTGATTCTAATTGTTCACTAATTTTTCCTAGAAAAAAATTTATACATTTTCTATTCATTTTTTTTATAAATTTCTTTTTTAAAACGAATATTGAATAAAAAACTGTGAATATACATTTGCATAAATACTTTTCTAAAAGTGTGCAAAATCCTTTAAAAATAAGGATTGATAGCGATTTCAACTAAAGGTAATATGATGATGTAATAAAAAATATACAGGAAGGTGATTTTTTATGTCAGGTCCAATTAATGTAAAATCCGAAATCGGTAAGTTGAAAGCAGTTATCTTGAAGCGTCCCGGAAAAGAAGTTGAAAACATTACTCCAGATACAATGCCACGCTTGTTGTTCGATGATATTCCTTATTTACCGATTGCTCAAAAAGAACATGATGATTTTGCTAGAGTTCTTAAAGAAAATGGGACAGAAGTTTTATATCTTGATGACTTAGTTGCTGAAGCTTTAGAAGAAGAAAAAGTTCGCCAAGAGTTTCTTGAAAGAATGATTTCAGAATCAGGTTTTCAAACTGGTAAAACTGCCACGGCTTTAAAAGAATACCTTGATTCGCTGGATTCATTAACCATGGTTCAACGTATTATGGAAGGAATCAGAAAAGAAGATGTCCAATTAAAATCATTTGATTTGAGGGAAGCATCGGAAGACAGTGACTATCCATTTTTAATGGATCCAATGCCTAATTTATATTTTACACGTGATCCAGCAGCTTCAATTGGTACTGGATTGAGCATTAATCACATGACTTTTGCTGCTCGACGAAGAGAGTCTTTGTTTATGGAATATATTATTGCTTATCATAAACGCTTTGCTAATCAGGGTGTACATGTTTGGCGAAATCGAAATCATAATACGCGAATTGAAGGTGGGGATGAACTTGTCTTGAGCAACCATGTCTTAGCGATCGGAGTTTCTCAACGGACTTCTGCTGAAGCGATTCAAGACATTGCTGGAAGCTTATTTGAGAATGCTTCTGGATACGATACAGTCATTGCAATTAAGATCCCTCACAATCATGCGATGATGCATTTGGATACTGTTTTTACCATGATTAATTATGATCAATTTACAGTACATCCAGCAATTTTAACTAAAGATGGTCAGGTAGATAGTTGGATCTTGCATCCTACCAAAGATGGAATTTCTATTGAACATCAGCGTGATTTAAAACAAGTTTTAAAAACTGCGCTTAATCTAGATGACCTAGACTTAATTCCAACCGGAAATGGAGATCCCATCGTGGCACCTCGTGAACAGTGGAACGATGGTTCAAATACATTGGCAATTGCCCCTGGAGAGGTAGTTACCTATAACCGTAATTATGTATCAAATGAGATTTTACGCAAGCATGGTTTAAAGGTACATGAAGTCTTATCAAGTGAACTTTCACGTGGCCGTGGGGGTCCAAGATGTATGTCTATGCCAATAGTTCGTGAAGATTTAAATAAATAAAGAGGAGAAAAATAAAATGTTCAATGTTCGAAACAAAAGTTATTTGACACTCATGGATTACACACCTCGTCAAATGGAGTACTTGCTTAATTTAGCTGAAGATTTAAAGAAAGCAAAATATGCAGGGACTGAACAACCTAAGTTAAAAGGAAAAAATATTGCATTAATTTTTGAAAAAAGTTCTACTAGGACTCGCTGCTCTTTTGAAGTTGCTGCTTATGATCAAGGAGCACATGTTACTTACCTAGGACCTTCAGGAAGTCATATGGGACATAAGGAATCAGTAAAGGATACCGCTAGAGTTCTCGGAGGAATGTTTGATGGAATTGAATACCGCGGTTTTTCACAACGAACGGTTGAAACTTTAGCTAAGTATTCCGGTGTTCCTGTTTGGAATGGCTTGACTGATGAGGACCATCCAACACAAGTTTTAGCTGATTTTCTAACTGCAAAAGAAGTCCTAAAGAAAGAATATAAGGATATTAAATTTGCCTTTGTCGGTGATGGTCAAGATAATGTTTCAAATGCTCTTATGATTGGCGCAGCCAAAATGGGAATGACTTATCATGTCGTTTGTCCGAAAGAATTAAATCCAGAAAAAGAGTTGCTTGAAAAAGTTGAGAAAGTTGCAGCTGAAACAGGAGCAGAAATTAAAGTATTTAATGATCTGGCTGCGGGTGTAGCTGATATGGATGTAATTTATGGAGACGTTTGGGTCTCAATGGGAGAAGCTGACAGTGTTTGGGAAGAAAGAATAAAGTTGTTGCAACCATATCAAATAGACAAAAAATTGATGGGGTTAACTAATAATTCACACGCGATTTTTGAACACTGCTTGCCAGCCTTTCATAATATTGACACTGAAGTCGGCAAAGAAATTTTTGAAAAATACGGAATTTCTGAAATGGAAGTTACAGATGAAGTCTTTGAAAGCAGTCAGTCAGTAGTCTTTCAAGAAGCTGAAAACCGGATGCATACTATCAAAGCCATCATGGTGGCAACTTTAGGAGAATAAAAGCCTAAAAATCAACCATGAGAGGATGGATAATTTTATGAAAAAAATAGTTGTTGCCTTAGGCGGAAACGCGATTTTGTCGAAAGATGCTAGTGCTGAATCTCAACAAAAAGCGATTTTTAAAACGGCTCAAGTCTTAGCTGAATTTATTAAACGGGGTCATCAGTTAGTGATTACACATGGTAACGGACCACAAGTTGGAAATTTGTTATTGCAGCAAGTGGCAGGAAGTAGCGATAAGAATCCGGCCATGCCATTAGACACAATTGGAGCTATGACTGAGGGCAGCATTGGGTATTGGATGCAAAAAGCTTTAGGAGAAATTCTTCAAAAAGCAGGAATTTCAAAAACAGTAGCGACTGTGATAACGCAAACACAAGTTGCAGCTGACGACCCAGCGTTTAAAAAACCGACAAAACCAATTGGTCCTTTTTACGACAAGATTGAAGCTCAAAAAGCCAAAGAAAAAAATCCTGACTATGTTTTTGTTGAAGATGCTGGTCGAGGATATCGGCGAGTAGTGCCTTCTCCAATTCCTGAAAAAGTAGTTGAATACCCCTTAGTTGCAATGATGCTTGAAAACGGCATGGTTCCAATTGCAGCTGGCGGCGGTGGAATTCCAGTATCGCAGAATAAAAATCATCAGATTATTGGTCAAGAAGCTGTGATTGATAAAGATTATGGAGCAGCAAAATTAGCTGAAAGTATAGGTGCAGATGAATTAATTATTTTGACAGCGGTTGATTATGTATTTGTGAATTTCAATCAACCAGATCAAAAAAAATTGACTAATACAACTGTGGCCGAATTAAAAAAATATATTGCTGAAAAACAATTTGCAGCTGGAAGTATGTTGCCAAAAATTAATGCAGCAATTGAATTTGTTGAGGCAACTCAAGGTAAGGCAATAATTACATCTTTAGATAGAGTTACAGATTTATTAGAAAAAGGAGTGGGGACAATAATCACATCATAGTCTTGCTTAGTAATTAGTTTGGCCATTTTCTAAGCAGATTGGTTGGATGGATGGAAATCAGGTTAGTGTAAGCAAAATGCTTAGGAAAACTTGGTTTCCATTTTTTAGGGTATTTGAAGCTAAGGAGATGAAGTTATGAAAGATAACAAACTGAGTTTAACTGAATTAGTTGGATTAGTTGTTGGCTCAATTATTGGTGGTGGAATCTTTAACTTGATGCGTGATATGGCCACACCGGCCTCAGCAGGTTCGATTATTTTAGGCTGGATTATTACCGCTATTGGCATGGTTATGTTAGCGCTGTGTTTTCAAAATTTGAATATGAAACGTCCTGATTTAGATGCAGGTATTTATAGCTACGCTGAAGCAGGTTTTGGTAAATATATGGGATTCAATTCAGCTTGGGGATATTGGATTTCAGCCTGGTTGGGTAATGTTGGTTATGCAACCTTGTTAATGAGTGCAGTGGGATATTTTATGCCCATTTTTAAAGATGGACAAAATATTTATTCAATTATTGTTGCATCGTTAATTCTTTGGGGATGTCACTTTTTAATACTACAAGGAACGAAATCAGCATCATTTATAAACACAATTTTAACTATCGCCAAACTTATTCCAATCGGAATCTTTTTAGTGGTAATGTTTATTTCTTTTAAAATTGGAGTTTTCACGACTGATTTTTGGGGAACTGTATCAAAACATTTTGAATTGAAACCAGTTTTGTCTCAGGTTAAAGGTACAATGCTGGTA harbors:
- a CDS encoding YdcF family protein produces the protein MHFNIGTWMVIISWLFFCLSCGMLIFSLKKNKFRLLNGVLGNSALLLLGVAVSFTIMYSQIYFLERALIIAAVIIIVPLALLYFSMGFLLLWNAAIVWRKESHSLGNMLTLIIGICLILSPLFSRVVRSFLSPYVTSLLFGLIGIVVFYFVFWLGNFITSFLITRLFRPRWDKKYIIVLGSGLIGGSRVSPLLASRIMKAKEFGEQQFQKNGLRPLIIFSGGQGPDEKLPEGQAMKDYGLAHGMQDFTLIAETKSKNTYQNMLFSKQILEEKQIDLKAGLFATSDYHTFRAAGYARYVGLDIDGIGAKTSKFFIPNAFLREYIAILMNHKFFHLSMLSILVIIDIFASWGFNVK
- a CDS encoding teichoic acid D-Ala incorporation-associated protein DltX; the encoded protein is MARYHPIISFIGKTLFYFAVLLILIYLYGYYGAGQEPFIYNEF
- the dltA gene encoding D-alanine--poly(phosphoribitol) ligase subunit DltA, producing MTENLISKLTAALEKNSGHTAYDELGKQHTYQELEANVQSLAGFLEKSQPDHRPILVFGDHQFEMIATFLGCAFAGHPYIPVDSSSSLPRIKSILATADPKTVILIDDFPFDIAALADREIINLEQLQEIFNEQHRYKQLTVPETTPFYILFTSGTTGSPKGVPISHQNINLFITWLLGPEFGIPEQPNFLGQVPYSFDVSNMYWLSSVLRGGTIKALPREAVNDFSSLFSILPQLDFQVFVGTPSLAEMFCLSPEFKAEKKPNLQLFLLCGEELTVKLAKKLTKRFPDARIFNTYGPTEATVAVSAWEVDKSQLSELKRIPLGTAEPQVDLSIWSDGLPVKQGDIGEIIISGPCVSSGYLNNPAKTKAAFFELDGQPAYHTGDLGHYGPDGLLYYHGRCDFQIKLHGFRIELDEVRASLEKCSYIKQAVAVPKYDRNQRPKHLVAYIIANPNNFKTETELIQGIRQELQGVIMPYMMPTEFVFRDQLPLSPNGKIDVKQLIKEANS
- the arcC gene encoding carbamate kinase is translated as MKKIVVALGGNAILSKDASAESQQKAIFKTAQVLAEFIKRGHQLVITHGNGPQVGNLLLQQVAGSSDKNPAMPLDTIGAMTEGSIGYWMQKALGEILQKAGISKTVATVITQTQVAADDPAFKKPTKPIGPFYDKIEAQKAKEKNPDYVFVEDAGRGYRRVVPSPIPEKVVEYPLVAMMLENGMVPIAAGGGGIPVSQNKNHQIIGQEAVIDKDYGAAKLAESIGADELIILTAVDYVFVNFNQPDQKKLTNTTVAELKKYIAEKQFAAGSMLPKINAAIEFVEATQGKAIITSLDRVTDLLEKGVGTIITS
- the argF gene encoding ornithine carbamoyltransferase: MFNVRNKSYLTLMDYTPRQMEYLLNLAEDLKKAKYAGTEQPKLKGKNIALIFEKSSTRTRCSFEVAAYDQGAHVTYLGPSGSHMGHKESVKDTARVLGGMFDGIEYRGFSQRTVETLAKYSGVPVWNGLTDEDHPTQVLADFLTAKEVLKKEYKDIKFAFVGDGQDNVSNALMIGAAKMGMTYHVVCPKELNPEKELLEKVEKVAAETGAEIKVFNDLAAGVADMDVIYGDVWVSMGEADSVWEERIKLLQPYQIDKKLMGLTNNSHAIFEHCLPAFHNIDTEVGKEIFEKYGISEMEVTDEVFESSQSVVFQEAENRMHTIKAIMVATLGE
- the dltB gene encoding D-alanyl-lipoteichoic acid biosynthesis protein DltB yields the protein MIDILNSLPNLKVYGTPIYFIYLLLAITPLVISLYFGKRLVKYEVLVNIVFIYLMFDASSWPQLIALIAFLAWQTILVLIYFKYRKKANNNLVFYLWTLLLLIPIIIVKVTPAVSGKNSLIGFLGISYLTFRAVGTLIEIRDGAIKEFNTGHFIRFMAFMPAITSGPIDRFRRFEKDYQKVPDRQEYLGMVDKAVHYLFLGFLYKFVLSYFLGSRLLPMLEAKAMFYSPHFTWYLVGVMYVYGLYLFFDFAGYSLFAVAISYLMGVKTPMNFNKPFLSKNIKEFWNRWHMTLSFWFRDYIFMRFVFTATRHKWIKNRNTLSSLAYLLNMFVMGCWHGLTWYYILYGLMHGLGLIINDWWLRLKKKHLKWLPHNKFTEFIAIVITFNFVMLSFLLFSGFLNRFWFGGKF
- the arcA gene encoding arginine deiminase; the encoded protein is MSGPINVKSEIGKLKAVILKRPGKEVENITPDTMPRLLFDDIPYLPIAQKEHDDFARVLKENGTEVLYLDDLVAEALEEEKVRQEFLERMISESGFQTGKTATALKEYLDSLDSLTMVQRIMEGIRKEDVQLKSFDLREASEDSDYPFLMDPMPNLYFTRDPAASIGTGLSINHMTFAARRRESLFMEYIIAYHKRFANQGVHVWRNRNHNTRIEGGDELVLSNHVLAIGVSQRTSAEAIQDIAGSLFENASGYDTVIAIKIPHNHAMMHLDTVFTMINYDQFTVHPAILTKDGQVDSWILHPTKDGISIEHQRDLKQVLKTALNLDDLDLIPTGNGDPIVAPREQWNDGSNTLAIAPGEVVTYNRNYVSNEILRKHGLKVHEVLSSELSRGRGGPRCMSMPIVREDLNK